One genomic segment of Jaculus jaculus isolate mJacJac1 chromosome 2, mJacJac1.mat.Y.cur, whole genome shotgun sequence includes these proteins:
- the Mbd1 gene encoding methyl-CpG-binding domain protein 1 isoform X4: protein MAEDWLDCPALGPGWKRREAFRKSGVTCGRSDIYYQSPTGDKIRSKVELTRYLGPACDLTLFNFKQGILCYPTPKTHSLAVPSKKQKKPPKPSKARKHQVGSQKSEVRKETPQQETKAGTNRAPVSFPAPGCCENCGIDISGDGTRRQRLKTLCKDCRAQRIAFNREQRMFKRVGCGECAACLVTEDCGACSTCLLQLPRDVASGLFCKCEQRRCLRIVKKSQGCGVCRGCQTQEDCGRCQVCLRPHRPGLRRRWRCVQRRCLWHLAHHLHGHPQGCQRRPTLVVVPPAGKKQNRRKGGSDSKKASRRHSQSQPLPRLPESQPPKPTELQPDTNRRQNRKCGACAACLRRMDCGRCDFCCDKPKFGGSNQKRQKCRWRQCLQFAMKRLLPSTEPEAEERARSPPRHHRRKSLGSAQRSRLKCPTLKKLPLAVRTARPGRTQAPKKQKASGDFVLPPPGTDLVFLREGASSPVQVPAATSTEAPLQEAQCSALSWVVALPQVKQEKADAPEEWTAGTATLRSALQPDCPSKAVDPGLPPVKQEPPDPEEEKEENKDDFVSELAPEEETGGAGTPVITEIFSLGGTRLRDTAVWLPRLCKLLAVNENECFTELQLKEETL from the exons ATGGCTGAGGATTGGCTGGACTGCCCggccctgggccctggctggAAACGACGTGAGGCCTTTCGCAAGTCAGGAGTCACCTGTGGACGCTCAGACATCTATTATCAGAG CCCCACAGGAGACAAGATCCGAAGCAAAGTTGAGCTGACCCGATACCTGGGCCCTGCATGTGACCTCACCCTCTTCAACTTCAAACAAGGCATCTTGTGCTATCCAACCCCCAAG ACCCATTCCTTGGCTGTACCTAGCAAGAAGCAAAAGAAGCCTCCAAAACCATCCAAGGCTCGGAAACATCAGGTTGGATCCCAGAAGAGTGAGGTCAGGAAGGAGACTCCACAGCAAGAGACAAAGGCTGGCACTAACAGAGCCCCAGTTTCATTCCCTGCACCTGG ATGCTGTGAAAACTGTGGAATTGACATCTCAGGAGATGGTACCAGAAGGCAGAGGCTCAAAACACTGTGCAAGGACTGCCGAG ccCAGAGAATTGCCTTTAACCGGGAGCAGAGAATGTTTAAG CGTGTTGGCTGTGGAGAGTGTGCAGCCTGCTTAGTAACAGAAGACTGTGGGGCTTGCTCCACCTGCCTTCTGCAACTGCCCCGTGATGTGGCCTCAGGGCTATTCTGCAAGTGTGAACAGAGACGCTGCCTCCGAATTGTGAAGAAG AGTCAAGGGTGTGGAGTGTGCCGGGGTTGTCAGACCCAAGAGGACTGTGGCCGTTGCCAAGTCTGTCTTCGCCCTCACCGCCCTGGTCTCAGGCGCCGGTGGAGGTGTGTGCAGCGGCGCTGCCTTTGG CACCTTGCTCACCACCTCCATGGTCACCCTCAAGGATGTCAGCGGCGCCCTACCCTGGTTGTGGTTCCCCCTGCT GGTAAAAAACAAAACCGTCGTAAGGGTGGTTCTGACTCCAAGAAGGCTAGCCGACGTCACTCCCAGTCACAGCCACTGCCTCGACTTCCTGAATCGCAGCCCCCAAAGCCCACAGAGCTG cagccCGACACGAACCGCCGGCAGAACCGCAAGTGCGGGGCCTGTGCAGCCTGCCTACGGCGGATGGACTGTGGCCGCTGTGACTTCTGCTGCGACAAGCCCAAATTCGGGGGCAGCAACCAGAAGCGCCAGAAGTGTCGTTGGCGCCAGTGCCTGCAGTTTGCCATG AAGCGGCTGCTGCCCAGTACTGAGCCAGAGGCTGAGGAGAGAGCAAGATCGCCTCCACGTCACCATCGTCGAAAGAGCCTGGGTTCTGCTCAACGATCTCGTCTGAAATGCCCTACACTAAAAAAGCTCCCTTTGGCTGTTCGTACAGCCCGGCCAGGCCGTACCCAAGCCCCAAAGAAGCAGAAAGCAAGTGGTGACTTTGTGCTGCCTCCACCAGGCACAGACCTTGTGTTTTTACGGGAGGGTGCCAGCAGTCCTGTGCAGGTTCCTGCTGCAACTTCCACAGAAGCGCCATTGCAG GAGGCCCAGTGCTCTGCTCTGAGTTGGGTTGTGGCCTTACCCCAGGTGAAGCAAGAAAAGGCAGATGCCCCAGAAGAGTGGACAGCAGGCACGGCTACTCTGCGTTCTGCATTACAGCCTGACTGCCCTAGCAAG GCAGTAGACCCAGGCCTGCCACCTGTGAAACAAGAGCCACCTGACcctgaagaggaaaaggaagagaacaaaGATGACTTTGTTTCTGAATTGGCcccagaggaagagacaggaggtgCTGGCACACCTGTG atTACCGAGATTTTCAGCCTGGGTGGAACCCGCCTCCGGGATACAGCAGTCTGGTTGCCAAG gcTATGTAAACTCTTAgcagtaaatgaaaatgaatgttttACCGAACTGCAGTTGAAAGAAGAAACATTGTAG
- the Mbd1 gene encoding methyl-CpG-binding domain protein 1 isoform X22 — protein MAEDWLDCPALGPGWKRREAFRKSGVTCGRSDIYYQSPTGDKIRSKVELTRYLGPACDLTLFNFKQGILCYPTPKTHSLAVPSKKQKKPPKPSKARKHQVGSQKSEVRKETPQQETKAGTNRAPVSFPAPGCCENCGIDISGDGTRRQRLKTLCKDCRAQRIAFNREQRMFKRVGCGECAACLVTEDCGACSTCLLQLPRDVASGLFCKCEQRRCLRIVKKSQGCGVCRGCQTQEDCGRCQVCLRPHRPGLRRRWRCVQRRCLWGKKQNRRKGGSDSKKASRRHSQSQPLPRLPESQPPKPTELKRLLPSTEPEAEERARSPPRHHRRKSLGSAQRSRLKCPTLKKLPLAVRTARPGRTQAPKKQKASGDFVLPPPGTDLVFLREGASSPVQVPAATSTEAPLQEAQCSALSWVVALPQVKQEKADAPEEWTAGTATLRSALQPDCPSKAVDPGLPPVKQEPPDPEEEKEENKDDFVSELAPEEETGGAGTPVITEIFSLGGTRLRDTAVWLPRLCKLLAVNENECFTELQLKEETL, from the exons ATGGCTGAGGATTGGCTGGACTGCCCggccctgggccctggctggAAACGACGTGAGGCCTTTCGCAAGTCAGGAGTCACCTGTGGACGCTCAGACATCTATTATCAGAG CCCCACAGGAGACAAGATCCGAAGCAAAGTTGAGCTGACCCGATACCTGGGCCCTGCATGTGACCTCACCCTCTTCAACTTCAAACAAGGCATCTTGTGCTATCCAACCCCCAAG ACCCATTCCTTGGCTGTACCTAGCAAGAAGCAAAAGAAGCCTCCAAAACCATCCAAGGCTCGGAAACATCAGGTTGGATCCCAGAAGAGTGAGGTCAGGAAGGAGACTCCACAGCAAGAGACAAAGGCTGGCACTAACAGAGCCCCAGTTTCATTCCCTGCACCTGG ATGCTGTGAAAACTGTGGAATTGACATCTCAGGAGATGGTACCAGAAGGCAGAGGCTCAAAACACTGTGCAAGGACTGCCGAG ccCAGAGAATTGCCTTTAACCGGGAGCAGAGAATGTTTAAG CGTGTTGGCTGTGGAGAGTGTGCAGCCTGCTTAGTAACAGAAGACTGTGGGGCTTGCTCCACCTGCCTTCTGCAACTGCCCCGTGATGTGGCCTCAGGGCTATTCTGCAAGTGTGAACAGAGACGCTGCCTCCGAATTGTGAAGAAG AGTCAAGGGTGTGGAGTGTGCCGGGGTTGTCAGACCCAAGAGGACTGTGGCCGTTGCCAAGTCTGTCTTCGCCCTCACCGCCCTGGTCTCAGGCGCCGGTGGAGGTGTGTGCAGCGGCGCTGCCTTTGG GGTAAAAAACAAAACCGTCGTAAGGGTGGTTCTGACTCCAAGAAGGCTAGCCGACGTCACTCCCAGTCACAGCCACTGCCTCGACTTCCTGAATCGCAGCCCCCAAAGCCCACAGAGCTG AAGCGGCTGCTGCCCAGTACTGAGCCAGAGGCTGAGGAGAGAGCAAGATCGCCTCCACGTCACCATCGTCGAAAGAGCCTGGGTTCTGCTCAACGATCTCGTCTGAAATGCCCTACACTAAAAAAGCTCCCTTTGGCTGTTCGTACAGCCCGGCCAGGCCGTACCCAAGCCCCAAAGAAGCAGAAAGCAAGTGGTGACTTTGTGCTGCCTCCACCAGGCACAGACCTTGTGTTTTTACGGGAGGGTGCCAGCAGTCCTGTGCAGGTTCCTGCTGCAACTTCCACAGAAGCGCCATTGCAG GAGGCCCAGTGCTCTGCTCTGAGTTGGGTTGTGGCCTTACCCCAGGTGAAGCAAGAAAAGGCAGATGCCCCAGAAGAGTGGACAGCAGGCACGGCTACTCTGCGTTCTGCATTACAGCCTGACTGCCCTAGCAAG GCAGTAGACCCAGGCCTGCCACCTGTGAAACAAGAGCCACCTGACcctgaagaggaaaaggaagagaacaaaGATGACTTTGTTTCTGAATTGGCcccagaggaagagacaggaggtgCTGGCACACCTGTG atTACCGAGATTTTCAGCCTGGGTGGAACCCGCCTCCGGGATACAGCAGTCTGGTTGCCAAG gcTATGTAAACTCTTAgcagtaaatgaaaatgaatgttttACCGAACTGCAGTTGAAAGAAGAAACATTGTAG
- the Mbd1 gene encoding methyl-CpG-binding domain protein 1 isoform X15 yields MAEDWLDCPALGPGWKRREAFRKSGVTCGRSDIYYQSPTGDKIRSKVELTRYLGPACDLTLFNFKQGILCYPTPKTHSLAVPSKKQKKPPKPSKARKHQVGSQKSEVRKETPQQETKAGTNRAPVSFPAPGCCENCGIDISGDGTRRQRLKTLCKDCRAQRIAFNREQRMFKRVGCGECAACLVTEDCGACSTCLLQLPRDVASGLFCKCEQRRCLRIVKKSQGCGVCRGCQTQEDCGRCQVCLRPHRPGLRRRWRCVQRRCLWHLAHHLHGHPQGCQRRPTLVVVPPAGKKQNRRKGGSDSKKASRRHSQSQPLPRLPESQPPKPTELHASALASSSPAEFIYYCVDEDELKRLLPSTEPEAEERARSPPRHHRRKSLGSAQRSRLKCPTLKKLPLAVRTARPGRTQAPKKQKASGDFVLPPPGTDLVFLREGASSPVQVPAATSTEAPLQEAQCSALSWVVALPQVKQEKADAPEEWTAGTATLRSALQPDCPSKAVDPGLPPVKQEPPDPEEEKEENKDDFVSELAPEEETGGAGTPVITEIFSLGGTRLRDTAVWLPRSKDL; encoded by the exons ATGGCTGAGGATTGGCTGGACTGCCCggccctgggccctggctggAAACGACGTGAGGCCTTTCGCAAGTCAGGAGTCACCTGTGGACGCTCAGACATCTATTATCAGAG CCCCACAGGAGACAAGATCCGAAGCAAAGTTGAGCTGACCCGATACCTGGGCCCTGCATGTGACCTCACCCTCTTCAACTTCAAACAAGGCATCTTGTGCTATCCAACCCCCAAG ACCCATTCCTTGGCTGTACCTAGCAAGAAGCAAAAGAAGCCTCCAAAACCATCCAAGGCTCGGAAACATCAGGTTGGATCCCAGAAGAGTGAGGTCAGGAAGGAGACTCCACAGCAAGAGACAAAGGCTGGCACTAACAGAGCCCCAGTTTCATTCCCTGCACCTGG ATGCTGTGAAAACTGTGGAATTGACATCTCAGGAGATGGTACCAGAAGGCAGAGGCTCAAAACACTGTGCAAGGACTGCCGAG ccCAGAGAATTGCCTTTAACCGGGAGCAGAGAATGTTTAAG CGTGTTGGCTGTGGAGAGTGTGCAGCCTGCTTAGTAACAGAAGACTGTGGGGCTTGCTCCACCTGCCTTCTGCAACTGCCCCGTGATGTGGCCTCAGGGCTATTCTGCAAGTGTGAACAGAGACGCTGCCTCCGAATTGTGAAGAAG AGTCAAGGGTGTGGAGTGTGCCGGGGTTGTCAGACCCAAGAGGACTGTGGCCGTTGCCAAGTCTGTCTTCGCCCTCACCGCCCTGGTCTCAGGCGCCGGTGGAGGTGTGTGCAGCGGCGCTGCCTTTGG CACCTTGCTCACCACCTCCATGGTCACCCTCAAGGATGTCAGCGGCGCCCTACCCTGGTTGTGGTTCCCCCTGCT GGTAAAAAACAAAACCGTCGTAAGGGTGGTTCTGACTCCAAGAAGGCTAGCCGACGTCACTCCCAGTCACAGCCACTGCCTCGACTTCCTGAATCGCAGCCCCCAAAGCCCACAGAGCTG CACGCCAGCGCCCTGGCATCCTCATCACCTGCCGAGTTCATCTATTACTGTGTAGACGAGGATGAGCTA AAGCGGCTGCTGCCCAGTACTGAGCCAGAGGCTGAGGAGAGAGCAAGATCGCCTCCACGTCACCATCGTCGAAAGAGCCTGGGTTCTGCTCAACGATCTCGTCTGAAATGCCCTACACTAAAAAAGCTCCCTTTGGCTGTTCGTACAGCCCGGCCAGGCCGTACCCAAGCCCCAAAGAAGCAGAAAGCAAGTGGTGACTTTGTGCTGCCTCCACCAGGCACAGACCTTGTGTTTTTACGGGAGGGTGCCAGCAGTCCTGTGCAGGTTCCTGCTGCAACTTCCACAGAAGCGCCATTGCAG GAGGCCCAGTGCTCTGCTCTGAGTTGGGTTGTGGCCTTACCCCAGGTGAAGCAAGAAAAGGCAGATGCCCCAGAAGAGTGGACAGCAGGCACGGCTACTCTGCGTTCTGCATTACAGCCTGACTGCCCTAGCAAG GCAGTAGACCCAGGCCTGCCACCTGTGAAACAAGAGCCACCTGACcctgaagaggaaaaggaagagaacaaaGATGACTTTGTTTCTGAATTGGCcccagaggaagagacaggaggtgCTGGCACACCTGTG atTACCGAGATTTTCAGCCTGGGTGGAACCCGCCTCCGGGATACAGCAGTCTGGTTGCCAAG GTCCAAGGACCTTTAA
- the Mbd1 gene encoding methyl-CpG-binding domain protein 1 isoform X9: protein MAEDWLDCPALGPGWKRREAFRKSGVTCGRSDIYYQSPTGDKIRSKVELTRYLGPACDLTLFNFKQGILCYPTPKTHSLAVPSKKQKKPPKPSKARKHQVGSQKSEVRKETPQQETKAGTNRAPVSFPAPGCCENCGIDISGDGTRRQRLKTLCKDCRAQRIAFNREQRMFKRVGCGECAACLVTEDCGACSTCLLQLPRDVASGLFCKCEQRRCLRIVKKSQGCGVCRGCQTQEDCGRCQVCLRPHRPGLRRRWRCVQRRCLWHLAHHLHGHPQGCQRRPTLVVVPPAGKKQNRRKGGSDSKKASRRHSQSQPLPRLPESQPPKPTELHASALASSSPAEFIYYCVDEDELQPDTNRRQNRKCGACAACLRRMDCGRCDFCCDKPKFGGSNQKRQKCRWRQCLQFAMKRLLPSTEPEAEERARSPPRHHRRKSLGSAQRSRLKCPTLKKLPLAVRTARPGRTQAPKKQKASGDFVLPPPGTDLVFLREGASSPVQVPAATSTEAPLQAVDPGLPPVKQEPPDPEEEKEENKDDFVSELAPEEETGGAGTPVITEIFSLGGTRLRDTAVWLPRLCKLLAVNENECFTELQLKEETL, encoded by the exons ATGGCTGAGGATTGGCTGGACTGCCCggccctgggccctggctggAAACGACGTGAGGCCTTTCGCAAGTCAGGAGTCACCTGTGGACGCTCAGACATCTATTATCAGAG CCCCACAGGAGACAAGATCCGAAGCAAAGTTGAGCTGACCCGATACCTGGGCCCTGCATGTGACCTCACCCTCTTCAACTTCAAACAAGGCATCTTGTGCTATCCAACCCCCAAG ACCCATTCCTTGGCTGTACCTAGCAAGAAGCAAAAGAAGCCTCCAAAACCATCCAAGGCTCGGAAACATCAGGTTGGATCCCAGAAGAGTGAGGTCAGGAAGGAGACTCCACAGCAAGAGACAAAGGCTGGCACTAACAGAGCCCCAGTTTCATTCCCTGCACCTGG ATGCTGTGAAAACTGTGGAATTGACATCTCAGGAGATGGTACCAGAAGGCAGAGGCTCAAAACACTGTGCAAGGACTGCCGAG ccCAGAGAATTGCCTTTAACCGGGAGCAGAGAATGTTTAAG CGTGTTGGCTGTGGAGAGTGTGCAGCCTGCTTAGTAACAGAAGACTGTGGGGCTTGCTCCACCTGCCTTCTGCAACTGCCCCGTGATGTGGCCTCAGGGCTATTCTGCAAGTGTGAACAGAGACGCTGCCTCCGAATTGTGAAGAAG AGTCAAGGGTGTGGAGTGTGCCGGGGTTGTCAGACCCAAGAGGACTGTGGCCGTTGCCAAGTCTGTCTTCGCCCTCACCGCCCTGGTCTCAGGCGCCGGTGGAGGTGTGTGCAGCGGCGCTGCCTTTGG CACCTTGCTCACCACCTCCATGGTCACCCTCAAGGATGTCAGCGGCGCCCTACCCTGGTTGTGGTTCCCCCTGCT GGTAAAAAACAAAACCGTCGTAAGGGTGGTTCTGACTCCAAGAAGGCTAGCCGACGTCACTCCCAGTCACAGCCACTGCCTCGACTTCCTGAATCGCAGCCCCCAAAGCCCACAGAGCTG CACGCCAGCGCCCTGGCATCCTCATCACCTGCCGAGTTCATCTATTACTGTGTAGACGAGGATGAGCTA cagccCGACACGAACCGCCGGCAGAACCGCAAGTGCGGGGCCTGTGCAGCCTGCCTACGGCGGATGGACTGTGGCCGCTGTGACTTCTGCTGCGACAAGCCCAAATTCGGGGGCAGCAACCAGAAGCGCCAGAAGTGTCGTTGGCGCCAGTGCCTGCAGTTTGCCATG AAGCGGCTGCTGCCCAGTACTGAGCCAGAGGCTGAGGAGAGAGCAAGATCGCCTCCACGTCACCATCGTCGAAAGAGCCTGGGTTCTGCTCAACGATCTCGTCTGAAATGCCCTACACTAAAAAAGCTCCCTTTGGCTGTTCGTACAGCCCGGCCAGGCCGTACCCAAGCCCCAAAGAAGCAGAAAGCAAGTGGTGACTTTGTGCTGCCTCCACCAGGCACAGACCTTGTGTTTTTACGGGAGGGTGCCAGCAGTCCTGTGCAGGTTCCTGCTGCAACTTCCACAGAAGCGCCATTGCAG GCAGTAGACCCAGGCCTGCCACCTGTGAAACAAGAGCCACCTGACcctgaagaggaaaaggaagagaacaaaGATGACTTTGTTTCTGAATTGGCcccagaggaagagacaggaggtgCTGGCACACCTGTG atTACCGAGATTTTCAGCCTGGGTGGAACCCGCCTCCGGGATACAGCAGTCTGGTTGCCAAG gcTATGTAAACTCTTAgcagtaaatgaaaatgaatgttttACCGAACTGCAGTTGAAAGAAGAAACATTGTAG
- the Mbd1 gene encoding methyl-CpG-binding domain protein 1 isoform X1, producing MAEDWLDCPALGPGWKRREAFRKSGVTCGRSDIYYQSPTGDKIRSKVELTRYLGPACDLTLFNFKQGILCYPTPKTHSLAVPSKKQKKPPKPSKARKHQVGSQKSEVRKETPQQETKAGTNRAPVSFPAPGCCENCGIDISGDGTRRQRLKTLCKDCRAQRIAFNREQRMFKRVGCGECAACLVTEDCGACSTCLLQLPRDVASGLFCKCEQRRCLRIVKKSQGCGVCRGCQTQEDCGRCQVCLRPHRPGLRRRWRCVQRRCLWHLAHHLHGHPQGCQRRPTLVVVPPAGKKQNRRKGGSDSKKASRRHSQSQPLPRLPESQPPKPTELHASALASSSPAEFIYYCVDEDELQPDTNRRQNRKCGACAACLRRMDCGRCDFCCDKPKFGGSNQKRQKCRWRQCLQFAMKRLLPSTEPEAEERARSPPRHHRRKSLGSAQRSRLKCPTLKKLPLAVRTARPGRTQAPKKQKASGDFVLPPPGTDLVFLREGASSPVQVPAATSTEAPLQEAQCSALSWVVALPQVKQEKADAPEEWTAGTATLRSALQPDCPSKAVDPGLPPVKQEPPDPEEEKEENKDDFVSELAPEEETGGAGTPVITEIFSLGGTRLRDTAVWLPRLCKLLAVNENECFTELQLKEETL from the exons ATGGCTGAGGATTGGCTGGACTGCCCggccctgggccctggctggAAACGACGTGAGGCCTTTCGCAAGTCAGGAGTCACCTGTGGACGCTCAGACATCTATTATCAGAG CCCCACAGGAGACAAGATCCGAAGCAAAGTTGAGCTGACCCGATACCTGGGCCCTGCATGTGACCTCACCCTCTTCAACTTCAAACAAGGCATCTTGTGCTATCCAACCCCCAAG ACCCATTCCTTGGCTGTACCTAGCAAGAAGCAAAAGAAGCCTCCAAAACCATCCAAGGCTCGGAAACATCAGGTTGGATCCCAGAAGAGTGAGGTCAGGAAGGAGACTCCACAGCAAGAGACAAAGGCTGGCACTAACAGAGCCCCAGTTTCATTCCCTGCACCTGG ATGCTGTGAAAACTGTGGAATTGACATCTCAGGAGATGGTACCAGAAGGCAGAGGCTCAAAACACTGTGCAAGGACTGCCGAG ccCAGAGAATTGCCTTTAACCGGGAGCAGAGAATGTTTAAG CGTGTTGGCTGTGGAGAGTGTGCAGCCTGCTTAGTAACAGAAGACTGTGGGGCTTGCTCCACCTGCCTTCTGCAACTGCCCCGTGATGTGGCCTCAGGGCTATTCTGCAAGTGTGAACAGAGACGCTGCCTCCGAATTGTGAAGAAG AGTCAAGGGTGTGGAGTGTGCCGGGGTTGTCAGACCCAAGAGGACTGTGGCCGTTGCCAAGTCTGTCTTCGCCCTCACCGCCCTGGTCTCAGGCGCCGGTGGAGGTGTGTGCAGCGGCGCTGCCTTTGG CACCTTGCTCACCACCTCCATGGTCACCCTCAAGGATGTCAGCGGCGCCCTACCCTGGTTGTGGTTCCCCCTGCT GGTAAAAAACAAAACCGTCGTAAGGGTGGTTCTGACTCCAAGAAGGCTAGCCGACGTCACTCCCAGTCACAGCCACTGCCTCGACTTCCTGAATCGCAGCCCCCAAAGCCCACAGAGCTG CACGCCAGCGCCCTGGCATCCTCATCACCTGCCGAGTTCATCTATTACTGTGTAGACGAGGATGAGCTA cagccCGACACGAACCGCCGGCAGAACCGCAAGTGCGGGGCCTGTGCAGCCTGCCTACGGCGGATGGACTGTGGCCGCTGTGACTTCTGCTGCGACAAGCCCAAATTCGGGGGCAGCAACCAGAAGCGCCAGAAGTGTCGTTGGCGCCAGTGCCTGCAGTTTGCCATG AAGCGGCTGCTGCCCAGTACTGAGCCAGAGGCTGAGGAGAGAGCAAGATCGCCTCCACGTCACCATCGTCGAAAGAGCCTGGGTTCTGCTCAACGATCTCGTCTGAAATGCCCTACACTAAAAAAGCTCCCTTTGGCTGTTCGTACAGCCCGGCCAGGCCGTACCCAAGCCCCAAAGAAGCAGAAAGCAAGTGGTGACTTTGTGCTGCCTCCACCAGGCACAGACCTTGTGTTTTTACGGGAGGGTGCCAGCAGTCCTGTGCAGGTTCCTGCTGCAACTTCCACAGAAGCGCCATTGCAG GAGGCCCAGTGCTCTGCTCTGAGTTGGGTTGTGGCCTTACCCCAGGTGAAGCAAGAAAAGGCAGATGCCCCAGAAGAGTGGACAGCAGGCACGGCTACTCTGCGTTCTGCATTACAGCCTGACTGCCCTAGCAAG GCAGTAGACCCAGGCCTGCCACCTGTGAAACAAGAGCCACCTGACcctgaagaggaaaaggaagagaacaaaGATGACTTTGTTTCTGAATTGGCcccagaggaagagacaggaggtgCTGGCACACCTGTG atTACCGAGATTTTCAGCCTGGGTGGAACCCGCCTCCGGGATACAGCAGTCTGGTTGCCAAG gcTATGTAAACTCTTAgcagtaaatgaaaatgaatgttttACCGAACTGCAGTTGAAAGAAGAAACATTGTAG
- the Mbd1 gene encoding methyl-CpG-binding domain protein 1 isoform X2, with the protein MAEDWLDCPALGPGWKRREAFRKSGVTCGRSDIYYQSPTGDKIRSKVELTRYLGPACDLTLFNFKQGILCYPTPKTHSLAVPSKKQKKPPKPSKARKHQVGSQKSEVRKETPQQETKAGTNRAPVSFPAPGCCENCGIDISGDGTRRQRLKTLCKDCRAQRIAFNREQRMFKRVGCGECAACLVTEDCGACSTCLLQLPRDVASGLFCKCEQRRCLRIVKKSQGCGVCRGCQTQEDCGRCQVCLRPHRPGLRRRWRCVQRRCLWHLAHHLHGHPQGCQRRPTLVVVPPAGKKQNRRKGGSDSKKASRRHSQSQPLPRLPESQPPKPTELHASALASSSPAEFIYYCVDEDELQPDTNRRQNRKCGACAACLRRMDCGRCDFCCDKPKFGGSNQKRQKCRWRQCLQFAMKRLLPSTEPEAEERARSPPRHHRRKSLGSAQRSRLKCPTLKKLPLAVRTARPGRTQAPKKQKASGDFVLPPPGTDLVFLREGASSPVQVPAATSTEAPLQEAQCSALSWVVALPQVKQEKADAPEEWTAGTATLRSALQPDCPSKAVDPGLPPVKQEPPDPEEEKEENKDDFVSELAPEEETGGAGTPVITEIFSLGGTRLRDTAVWLPRSKDL; encoded by the exons ATGGCTGAGGATTGGCTGGACTGCCCggccctgggccctggctggAAACGACGTGAGGCCTTTCGCAAGTCAGGAGTCACCTGTGGACGCTCAGACATCTATTATCAGAG CCCCACAGGAGACAAGATCCGAAGCAAAGTTGAGCTGACCCGATACCTGGGCCCTGCATGTGACCTCACCCTCTTCAACTTCAAACAAGGCATCTTGTGCTATCCAACCCCCAAG ACCCATTCCTTGGCTGTACCTAGCAAGAAGCAAAAGAAGCCTCCAAAACCATCCAAGGCTCGGAAACATCAGGTTGGATCCCAGAAGAGTGAGGTCAGGAAGGAGACTCCACAGCAAGAGACAAAGGCTGGCACTAACAGAGCCCCAGTTTCATTCCCTGCACCTGG ATGCTGTGAAAACTGTGGAATTGACATCTCAGGAGATGGTACCAGAAGGCAGAGGCTCAAAACACTGTGCAAGGACTGCCGAG ccCAGAGAATTGCCTTTAACCGGGAGCAGAGAATGTTTAAG CGTGTTGGCTGTGGAGAGTGTGCAGCCTGCTTAGTAACAGAAGACTGTGGGGCTTGCTCCACCTGCCTTCTGCAACTGCCCCGTGATGTGGCCTCAGGGCTATTCTGCAAGTGTGAACAGAGACGCTGCCTCCGAATTGTGAAGAAG AGTCAAGGGTGTGGAGTGTGCCGGGGTTGTCAGACCCAAGAGGACTGTGGCCGTTGCCAAGTCTGTCTTCGCCCTCACCGCCCTGGTCTCAGGCGCCGGTGGAGGTGTGTGCAGCGGCGCTGCCTTTGG CACCTTGCTCACCACCTCCATGGTCACCCTCAAGGATGTCAGCGGCGCCCTACCCTGGTTGTGGTTCCCCCTGCT GGTAAAAAACAAAACCGTCGTAAGGGTGGTTCTGACTCCAAGAAGGCTAGCCGACGTCACTCCCAGTCACAGCCACTGCCTCGACTTCCTGAATCGCAGCCCCCAAAGCCCACAGAGCTG CACGCCAGCGCCCTGGCATCCTCATCACCTGCCGAGTTCATCTATTACTGTGTAGACGAGGATGAGCTA cagccCGACACGAACCGCCGGCAGAACCGCAAGTGCGGGGCCTGTGCAGCCTGCCTACGGCGGATGGACTGTGGCCGCTGTGACTTCTGCTGCGACAAGCCCAAATTCGGGGGCAGCAACCAGAAGCGCCAGAAGTGTCGTTGGCGCCAGTGCCTGCAGTTTGCCATG AAGCGGCTGCTGCCCAGTACTGAGCCAGAGGCTGAGGAGAGAGCAAGATCGCCTCCACGTCACCATCGTCGAAAGAGCCTGGGTTCTGCTCAACGATCTCGTCTGAAATGCCCTACACTAAAAAAGCTCCCTTTGGCTGTTCGTACAGCCCGGCCAGGCCGTACCCAAGCCCCAAAGAAGCAGAAAGCAAGTGGTGACTTTGTGCTGCCTCCACCAGGCACAGACCTTGTGTTTTTACGGGAGGGTGCCAGCAGTCCTGTGCAGGTTCCTGCTGCAACTTCCACAGAAGCGCCATTGCAG GAGGCCCAGTGCTCTGCTCTGAGTTGGGTTGTGGCCTTACCCCAGGTGAAGCAAGAAAAGGCAGATGCCCCAGAAGAGTGGACAGCAGGCACGGCTACTCTGCGTTCTGCATTACAGCCTGACTGCCCTAGCAAG GCAGTAGACCCAGGCCTGCCACCTGTGAAACAAGAGCCACCTGACcctgaagaggaaaaggaagagaacaaaGATGACTTTGTTTCTGAATTGGCcccagaggaagagacaggaggtgCTGGCACACCTGTG atTACCGAGATTTTCAGCCTGGGTGGAACCCGCCTCCGGGATACAGCAGTCTGGTTGCCAAG GTCCAAGGACCTTTAA